One genomic region from Anguilla rostrata isolate EN2019 chromosome 2, ASM1855537v3, whole genome shotgun sequence encodes:
- the LOC135248302 gene encoding meiosis regulator and mRNA stability factor 1 isoform X4 — MMEGLGKESSFCSSRPFQWFDHADNEAPSGWKLTDCFSSFEHTAPLSEKPKDYMESRKPVLELKDVPPPPPPLAVSKPFPLAPLPNPPSCLQSQQPDPLQQQQQQQPPPGSTKPVADAEKVWPNIPPLPSQSVAVPVPMCNGCGVPGASSDGMLLVGSNLGKPSQKHGSPESGGQENLPPVGVFWDIENCSVPSGRSAVAVVQRIRSRFFQGHREAEFICVCDISKESKEVIQELNNCQVTVAHINATAKNAADDKLRQSLRRFAETHTAPATVVLVSTDVNFASELSDLRHRHGFRVVLVHKTQASEALLQHAHQRVAFETFVSDLPPRTPAKQQPCSNLLYVYNLPTNRDGKSVGNRLRRLSDNCGGKVQSISAGAAVLRFGSQDAAERARKRMENEDVFGNRISVSFCPRPREAAGEAARLPAPSAFLPVEKPRSPRRAGRTARPCQVAERAPSPRKGGCAPRSLQDLCSLEPKAAFPLEKKSRGDQPSPQSNGEAAPPRSALAADAAYRGRRRDCSTPRSVSDSPMDRSVGEFQVSTPSAFSRISLQRTFSPLVLSQGSWSSRSGSPCLSNRSSPLSAPNRSPCPDSQPEPFSNGADIQVANMDYRMSRKELQQILHDAFSKHGRVKSVELSPYTDYQLRATVQMCSLPQAISAVSGLHRYKIGSKRIHVSLVTGANNKSLAMLSSEVMSILQDAPACCLPLFKLTEIYEKKSGHKLAVSDLYKLTEVVAVRDQGSSRLVCLLPSSQARQSPLGSSQSHDGSSASCSPVVFEELEYHEPVCKLHCAQHGFSESDFDPDSYKIPFVVLSLKAFAAQVHSLLQSHEGTVPLLSFPECYAAEFSALKLGEEGELEGAVPLEHLITCIPGINIVTAQNGFKIIKWIHNKPPPPNADPWVQRCKSPVGNPQLIQLSREIIDLMKSQPSCSMPISKFIPSYHHHFAKQCRVSDYGYSKLLELLEAVPHVLQILGMGSKRLLTLTHRAQVKRFTQDLLKLLKFQVSKQVVIRDFMQAYHWCFSRDWRVVEYGMCDLMDLLAEIPDTTITITQQDTDTLISIPKRERTPEEIDRTKQFAKEVVDLLRHQPHCRMSFSKFIPSYHHHFGRQCKLTYYGFTKLMELFEAIPEVLLVLECGEEKILTLTEVEKVKALAAQLVKLLRAQKDCSLPLGELLSEYSKTFGYGLRLQDFDVSSVPALLHKLRHVVKVVDGAEGRELQLINRKSMRSLTTQLLALLMSLPGGADSLSVDELSRRYEEAHGAPLNPCEYGFVSLSELLKSLPYLVELFESEQEGGGECVRLTRLYQFARSVRALLHTYHYHQIFLTEFSGAFSKYTGRGLQPRSYGYSTLEELLVAIPQVVWIKGHGHKKIIVLKNDMKARTSPNTGESPQPEGERSGSPSDAVELRAQSPGGSGTEAELLCLNSGSPVDLLCGPVPSCLPSPQLHPDPVLLQHADLIRFEEQPPAHTAESENADMASAAPDVCETSPGPKEPFPASVGETPPAPSELASAAKPPQPPALKASLTDSPSKRASRNRVKLAANFSRAPVTRL; from the exons ATGATGGAAGGTTTGGGAAAGGAAAGTTCCTTTTGCAGTTCTAGACCCTTCCAGTGGTTCGATCACGCAGATAATGAAGCCCCCTCCGGATGGAAACTCACCGATTGCTTTTCTTCCTTTGAACACACCGCCCCTCTTTCAGAGAAACCG AAAGATTACATGGAAAGCAGAAAGCCTGTGTTGGAGCTGAAGGAtgttccaccccctcccccacctcttgCAGTCTCCAAACCCTttcccctcgcccccctgcCCAACCCTCCTTCCTGCCTGCAGTCACAGCAGCCAGACCccttgcagcagcagcagcagcagcagccgccgccGGGCAGCACCAAA CCTGTCGCGGACGCAGAGAAAGTTTGGCCCAACATCCCGCCGCTCCCCAGCCAGTCTGTCGCTGTGCCCGTTCCCATGTGCAATGGCTGTGGTGTCCCCGGAGCATCATCTGATGGGATGCTACTGGTCGGATCAAACCTGGGCAAGCCAAGCCAGAAACACG GATCCCCAGAGAGCGGCGGCCAGGAGAACCTGCCCCCCGTGGGAGTCTTCTGGGACATTGAGAACTGCTCAGTGCCCAGCGGCCGCTCGGCCGTCGCCGTGGTGCAGAGGATCCGCAGCCGCTTCTTCCAGGGGCACCGCGAGGCTGAGTTCATCTGcgtctgtgacatcagcaaagAGAGCAAGGAGGTCATCCAGGAGCTCAACAACTGCCAG gtgaccGTGGCGCACATCAACGCTACCGCCAAGAACGCCGCGGACGACAAGCTGAGGCAGAGCCTGCGGCGCTTCGCCGAGACGCACACGGCCCCCGCCACCGTCGTCCTGGTGTCCA CCGACGTGAACTTCGCCAGCGAGCTGAGCGACCTCCGCCACAGGCACGGCTTCCGCGTGGTGCTGGTGCACAAGACCCAGGCGTCGGAGGCCCTGCTGCAGCACGCGCACCAGCGCGTGGCCTTCGAGACCTTCGTGTCCGACCTGCCTCCCAGAACGCCGGCCAAGCAGCAG CCTTGTTCGAACCTGCTCTATGTCTACAACCTGCCAACCAACCGGGATGGCAAGAGCGTGGGCAACAGGCTGCGGCGCCTGTCGGATAACTGCGGCGGGAAGGTGCAGAGCATCTCCGCGGGCGCCGCCGTGCTCCGCTTCGGCAGCCAGGATGCCGCCGAGCGCGCCCGCAAGCGCATGGAGAACGAGGACGTCTTCGGCAACCGGATCAGCGTGTCCTTCTGCCCGCGGCCCCGCGAGGCGGCGGGGGAGGCCGCCCGGCTCCCGGCCCCCTCCGCCTTCCTCCCCGTGGAGAAGCCCCGCTCGCCCCGGCGCGCGGGGCGCACGGCCAGGCCCTGCCAGGTCGCCGAGCGCGCCCCCAGCCCCAGGAAGGGCGGCTGCGCTCCCAGGAGCCTACAG GACCTGTGCAGCCTGGAGCCCAAGGCCGCGTTCCCGCTGGAGAAGAAGAGCCGCGGCGACCAGCCGTCTCCGCAGAGTAACGGCGAAGCGGCCCCGCCCAGGAGCGCGCTCGCGGCGGACGCGGCGTACCGCGGCAGGAG GAGGGACTGCTCCACGCCCCGCAGTGTGTCCGACTCCCCCATGGACCGCAGCGTGGGGGAGTTCCAGGTCAGCACGCCCTCCGCCTTCAGCAGGATCAGCCTGCAGAGAACCTTCAGCCCCCTGGTGCTCTCCCAGGGCTCCTGGTCCTCCCG GAGCGGATCCCCCTGCCTGTCCAaccgctcctcccccctctcggCTCCCAATCGCAGCCCCTGCCCCGACAGCCAGCCAGAGCCCTTTTCCAACGGCGCAGACATCCAGGTGGCCAACATGGACTACAGGATGTCCCGGAAGGAGCTCCAGCAGATCCTACACGACGCCTTCTCTAAGCACGGCCGG gtGAAGAGTGTGGAGCTGAGCCCTTACACAGACTACCAGCTGAGGGCCACGGTGCAGATGTGCTCCCTGCCGCAGGCCATCAGCGCGGTCAGCGGTCTGCACCGCTACAAGATCGGAAGCAAGCGCATCCACGTCTCCCTGGTCACCGGCGCTAACAACAAGTCTCTGGCCATGCTCAG CTCTGAAGTCATGAGCATCCTTCAGGACGCCCCCGCCTGCTGCCTGCCCCTCTTTAAGTTAACTGAGATATACGAGAAAAA GTCGGGCCACAAGCTGGCGGTGAGCGACCTGTACAAGCTGACGGAGGTGGTGGCGGTGCGGGACCAGGGCAGCAGCCGGCTGGTGTGCCTCCTCCCCAGCAGCCAGGCCCGGCAGAGCCCGCTGGGCTCCTCGCAGTCGCACGACGGCTCCTCCGCCAGCTGCAGCCCCGTGGTGTTCGAGGAGCTGGAGTACCACGAGCCCGTCTGCAAGCTCCACTGCGCCCAGCACGGCTTCAG CGAGTCAGACTTCGACCCGGACTCCTACAAGATCCCATTCGTGGTGCTGTCCCTCAAGGCCTTCGCTGCGCAGGTGCACAGTCTGCTACAGAGCCACGAGGGCACGGTGCCTTTGCTCAG TTTCCCGGAGTGCTATGCAGCAGAGTTCAGTGCCCTTAagctgggagaggagggagagctggaggGGGCCGTCCCTCTGGAGCACCTGATCACCTGCATCCCGGGCATCAACATCGTCACGGCTCAGAACGGCTTCAAGATAATAAAATGGATCCACAACAAGCCCCCTCCACCCAATGCAG ACCCCTGGGTGCAGCGCTGCAAGAGCCCCGTGGGGAACCCGCAGCTCATCCAGCTGAGCAGAGAGATCATAGACCTGATGAAGAGCCAGCCCTCCTGCAGCATGCCCATCAGCAAGTTCATCCCCTCCTACCACCACCACTTCGCCAAGCAGTGCCGCGTCTCCGACTACGGCTACTCCaagctgctggagctgctggaggcCGTGCCCCACGTGCTGCAG atcCTGGGCATGGGCTCCAAGCGGCTGCTGACCCTGACTCACCGCGCGCAGGTCAAGCGCTTCACGCAGGACCTGCTCAAGCTGCTCAAGTTCCAGGTCAGCAAGCAGGTGGTCATCCGGGACTTCATGCAGGCCTACCACTG gtgtttctCCAGGGACTGGCGAGTTGTTGAGTACGGTATGTGCGACCTGATGGATCTGCTGGCTGAGATTCCTGACACCACAATCACCATAACCCAGCAGGACACTGACACGCTCATCTCCATTCCCAAGAGAG AGAGGACTCCCGAGGAGATCGACAGAACCAAGCAGTTTGCCAAAGAGGTGGTGGACCTCCTGCGCCACCAGCCACACTGCCGCATGTCCTTCAGCAAGTTCATCCCGTCCTACCACCACCACTTCGGCCGCCAGTGCAAGCTCACCTACTACGGCTTCACCAAGCTGATGGAGCTGTTTGAGGCCATTCCTGAAGTGCTGCTG GTGCTGGAGTGCGGGGAGGAGAAGATCCTCACGCTGACGGAGGTGGAGAAGGTGAAGGCGCTGGCGGCGCAGTTGGTGAAGCTGCTGCGCGCGCAGAAGGACTGCAGCCTCCCGCTGGGCGAGCTGCTGAGCGAGTACAGCAAGACCTTCGGCTACGGCCTGCGGCTGCAGGACTTCGACGTCAGCTCCGTGCCCGCGCTGCTGCACAAGCTCCGCCACGTCGTCAAG gtGGTGGACGGGGCGGAGGGCCGGGAGCTGCAGCTGATCAACAGGAAGTCCATGCGCTCGCTGACCACGCAGCTGCTGGCCCTGCTCATGTCCCTGCCGGGCGGGGCGGACTCGCTGAGCGTGGACGAGCTGAGCCGGCGGTACGAGGAGGCGCACGGCGCCCCGCTCAACCCCTGCGAGTACGGCTTCGTCTCCCTCAGCGAGCTGCTCAAGAGCCTGCCCTACCTGGTGGAG CTGTTTGAGAGTGAGCAGGAAGGCGGGGGAGAGTGTGTGCGGCTGACCCGGCTGTACCAGTTTGCACGCAGTGTGAGAGCTCTGCTGCACACGTACCACTACCACCAGATCTTCCTCACCGAGTTTTCTGGGGCCTTCAGCAAGTACACGGGCAGGGGGCTGCAGCCACGCTCGTACGGGTACAGCACTCTGGAAGAGCTACTGGTGGCCATTCCCCAG GTCGTCTGGATTAAAGGCCATGGACACAAGAAGATCATTGTTCTGAAGAATGACATGAAAG CACGGACGAGCCCCAACACCGGCGAGAGCCCCcagccagagggagagagaagcggGAGCCCGAGCGATGCTGTGGAGCTGAGGGCTCAGAGCCCAG gtggtAGTGGGACCGAGGCAGAGCTGCTGTGCCTGAATTCGGGCTCTCCTGTGGACCTCCTGTGTGGGCCCGTCCCGTcctgcctgccctcccctcAGCTGCACCCCGACCCCGTCCTCCTGCAGCACGCTGATCTGATCCGCTTCGAGGAGCAGCCCCCAGCGCACACGG CAGAGAGTGAGAACGCGGACATGGCCTCCGCGGCTCCTGACGTCTGCGAAACCAGCCCGGGCCCGAAGGAGCCATTTCCTGCGTCTGTCGGGGAGACCCCGCCGGCCCCCTCAGAGCTGGCGAGCGCGGCCAAGCCACCGCAGCCCCCCGCCCTCAAGGCCAGCCTGACCGACAGCCCCAGCAAGAGGGCGTCTCGCAACAGAGTCAAGCTGGCGGCCAACTTCTCCCGCGCCCCTGTCACTCGCCTctga
- the LOC135248302 gene encoding meiosis regulator and mRNA stability factor 1 isoform X3: protein MMEGLGKESSFCSSRPFQWFDHADNEAPSGWKLTDCFSSFEHTAPLSEKPKDYMESRKPVLELKDVPPPPPPLAVSKPFPLAPLPNPPSCLQSQQPDPLQQQQQQQPPPGSTKVRVCAHCEGSLQVHHGTDVQHNRAQGFGVGGGVSVHLSKPLDVPSSSSRLSCQAGSALHPPFPGAGVACAQDRGLGDCDGRLPSVATSQPLPSHQHLPCCTGLLRPPQSFPPLAASCSQAKLLPPAPSVPAPLHRGCLAPSGYYPCSVDYSTGARGDQHFPALGGLSSSHLCTNPLHLNVERTVCLKGTHYCRECLRKPVADAEKVWPNIPPLPSQSVAVPVPMCNGCGVPGASSDGMLLVGSNLGKPSQKHGSPESGGQENLPPVGVFWDIENCSVPSGRSAVAVVQRIRSRFFQGHREAEFICVCDISKESKEVIQELNNCQVTVAHINATAKNAADDKLRQSLRRFAETHTAPATVVLVSTDVNFASELSDLRHRHGFRVVLVHKTQASEALLQHAHQRVAFETFVSDLPPRTPAKQQDLCSLEPKAAFPLEKKSRGDQPSPQSNGEAAPPRSALAADAAYRGRRRDCSTPRSVSDSPMDRSVGEFQVSTPSAFSRISLQRTFSPLVLSQGSWSSRSGSPCLSNRSSPLSAPNRSPCPDSQPEPFSNGADIQVANMDYRMSRKELQQILHDAFSKHGRVKSVELSPYTDYQLRATVQMCSLPQAISAVSGLHRYKIGSKRIHVSLVTGANNKSLAMLSSEVMSILQDAPACCLPLFKLTEIYEKKSGHKLAVSDLYKLTEVVAVRDQGSSRLVCLLPSSQARQSPLGSSQSHDGSSASCSPVVFEELEYHEPVCKLHCAQHGFSESDFDPDSYKIPFVVLSLKAFAAQVHSLLQSHEGTVPLLSFPECYAAEFSALKLGEEGELEGAVPLEHLITCIPGINIVTAQNGFKIIKWIHNKPPPPNADPWVQRCKSPVGNPQLIQLSREIIDLMKSQPSCSMPISKFIPSYHHHFAKQCRVSDYGYSKLLELLEAVPHVLQILGMGSKRLLTLTHRAQVKRFTQDLLKLLKFQVSKQVVIRDFMQAYHWCFSRDWRVVEYGMCDLMDLLAEIPDTTITITQQDTDTLISIPKRERTPEEIDRTKQFAKEVVDLLRHQPHCRMSFSKFIPSYHHHFGRQCKLTYYGFTKLMELFEAIPEVLLVLECGEEKILTLTEVEKVKALAAQLVKLLRAQKDCSLPLGELLSEYSKTFGYGLRLQDFDVSSVPALLHKLRHVVKVVDGAEGRELQLINRKSMRSLTTQLLALLMSLPGGADSLSVDELSRRYEEAHGAPLNPCEYGFVSLSELLKSLPYLVELFESEQEGGGECVRLTRLYQFARSVRALLHTYHYHQIFLTEFSGAFSKYTGRGLQPRSYGYSTLEELLVAIPQVVWIKGHGHKKIIVLKNDMKARTSPNTGESPQPEGERSGSPSDAVELRAQSPGGSGTEAELLCLNSGSPVDLLCGPVPSCLPSPQLHPDPVLLQHADLIRFEEQPPAHTAESENADMASAAPDVCETSPGPKEPFPASVGETPPAPSELASAAKPPQPPALKASLTDSPSKRASRNRVKLAANFSRAPVTRL, encoded by the exons ATGATGGAAGGTTTGGGAAAGGAAAGTTCCTTTTGCAGTTCTAGACCCTTCCAGTGGTTCGATCACGCAGATAATGAAGCCCCCTCCGGATGGAAACTCACCGATTGCTTTTCTTCCTTTGAACACACCGCCCCTCTTTCAGAGAAACCG AAAGATTACATGGAAAGCAGAAAGCCTGTGTTGGAGCTGAAGGAtgttccaccccctcccccacctcttgCAGTCTCCAAACCCTttcccctcgcccccctgcCCAACCCTCCTTCCTGCCTGCAGTCACAGCAGCCAGACCccttgcagcagcagcagcagcagcagccgccgccGGGCAGCACCAAAGTAAGAGTGTGCGCTCACTGTGAGGGGAGCCTGCAGGTCCACCACGGCACCGACGTTCAGCACAACAGGGCCCAGGGTTTTGGTGTCGGTGGTGGTGTTTCTGTGCACTTGTCCAAGCCCCTCGACgttcccagcagcagcagcaggctctCCTGCCAGGCGGGCTCCGCCCTGCACCCCCCGTTCCCCGGTGCGGGCGTCGCGTGCGCCCAGGACCGCGGCTTGGGGGACTGCGACGGGCGGCTGCCCTCAGTGGCCAcctcccagcccctcccctcccaccagcACCTGCCCTGCTGCACTGGGCTGCTCAGGCCCCCGCAGTCCTTCCCTCCACTCGCTGCCTCCTGCAGCCAGGCCAaactcctcccccctgccccctctgtCCCCGCCCCCTTGCATCGGGGGTGCCTGGCCCCCTCTGGTTATTACCCCTGTAGTGTGGATTACAGCACTGGAGCCAGAGGGGACCAGCACTTCCCAGCGCTTGGGGGTCTCTCCTCATCTCACCTTTGCACCAATCCTTTGCACCTAAATGTTGAGCGCACGGTTTGTCTGAAGGGCACGCACTACTGCAGAGAATGTCTGAGAAAg CCTGTCGCGGACGCAGAGAAAGTTTGGCCCAACATCCCGCCGCTCCCCAGCCAGTCTGTCGCTGTGCCCGTTCCCATGTGCAATGGCTGTGGTGTCCCCGGAGCATCATCTGATGGGATGCTACTGGTCGGATCAAACCTGGGCAAGCCAAGCCAGAAACACG GATCCCCAGAGAGCGGCGGCCAGGAGAACCTGCCCCCCGTGGGAGTCTTCTGGGACATTGAGAACTGCTCAGTGCCCAGCGGCCGCTCGGCCGTCGCCGTGGTGCAGAGGATCCGCAGCCGCTTCTTCCAGGGGCACCGCGAGGCTGAGTTCATCTGcgtctgtgacatcagcaaagAGAGCAAGGAGGTCATCCAGGAGCTCAACAACTGCCAG gtgaccGTGGCGCACATCAACGCTACCGCCAAGAACGCCGCGGACGACAAGCTGAGGCAGAGCCTGCGGCGCTTCGCCGAGACGCACACGGCCCCCGCCACCGTCGTCCTGGTGTCCA CCGACGTGAACTTCGCCAGCGAGCTGAGCGACCTCCGCCACAGGCACGGCTTCCGCGTGGTGCTGGTGCACAAGACCCAGGCGTCGGAGGCCCTGCTGCAGCACGCGCACCAGCGCGTGGCCTTCGAGACCTTCGTGTCCGACCTGCCTCCCAGAACGCCGGCCAAGCAGCAG GACCTGTGCAGCCTGGAGCCCAAGGCCGCGTTCCCGCTGGAGAAGAAGAGCCGCGGCGACCAGCCGTCTCCGCAGAGTAACGGCGAAGCGGCCCCGCCCAGGAGCGCGCTCGCGGCGGACGCGGCGTACCGCGGCAGGAG GAGGGACTGCTCCACGCCCCGCAGTGTGTCCGACTCCCCCATGGACCGCAGCGTGGGGGAGTTCCAGGTCAGCACGCCCTCCGCCTTCAGCAGGATCAGCCTGCAGAGAACCTTCAGCCCCCTGGTGCTCTCCCAGGGCTCCTGGTCCTCCCG GAGCGGATCCCCCTGCCTGTCCAaccgctcctcccccctctcggCTCCCAATCGCAGCCCCTGCCCCGACAGCCAGCCAGAGCCCTTTTCCAACGGCGCAGACATCCAGGTGGCCAACATGGACTACAGGATGTCCCGGAAGGAGCTCCAGCAGATCCTACACGACGCCTTCTCTAAGCACGGCCGG gtGAAGAGTGTGGAGCTGAGCCCTTACACAGACTACCAGCTGAGGGCCACGGTGCAGATGTGCTCCCTGCCGCAGGCCATCAGCGCGGTCAGCGGTCTGCACCGCTACAAGATCGGAAGCAAGCGCATCCACGTCTCCCTGGTCACCGGCGCTAACAACAAGTCTCTGGCCATGCTCAG CTCTGAAGTCATGAGCATCCTTCAGGACGCCCCCGCCTGCTGCCTGCCCCTCTTTAAGTTAACTGAGATATACGAGAAAAA GTCGGGCCACAAGCTGGCGGTGAGCGACCTGTACAAGCTGACGGAGGTGGTGGCGGTGCGGGACCAGGGCAGCAGCCGGCTGGTGTGCCTCCTCCCCAGCAGCCAGGCCCGGCAGAGCCCGCTGGGCTCCTCGCAGTCGCACGACGGCTCCTCCGCCAGCTGCAGCCCCGTGGTGTTCGAGGAGCTGGAGTACCACGAGCCCGTCTGCAAGCTCCACTGCGCCCAGCACGGCTTCAG CGAGTCAGACTTCGACCCGGACTCCTACAAGATCCCATTCGTGGTGCTGTCCCTCAAGGCCTTCGCTGCGCAGGTGCACAGTCTGCTACAGAGCCACGAGGGCACGGTGCCTTTGCTCAG TTTCCCGGAGTGCTATGCAGCAGAGTTCAGTGCCCTTAagctgggagaggagggagagctggaggGGGCCGTCCCTCTGGAGCACCTGATCACCTGCATCCCGGGCATCAACATCGTCACGGCTCAGAACGGCTTCAAGATAATAAAATGGATCCACAACAAGCCCCCTCCACCCAATGCAG ACCCCTGGGTGCAGCGCTGCAAGAGCCCCGTGGGGAACCCGCAGCTCATCCAGCTGAGCAGAGAGATCATAGACCTGATGAAGAGCCAGCCCTCCTGCAGCATGCCCATCAGCAAGTTCATCCCCTCCTACCACCACCACTTCGCCAAGCAGTGCCGCGTCTCCGACTACGGCTACTCCaagctgctggagctgctggaggcCGTGCCCCACGTGCTGCAG atcCTGGGCATGGGCTCCAAGCGGCTGCTGACCCTGACTCACCGCGCGCAGGTCAAGCGCTTCACGCAGGACCTGCTCAAGCTGCTCAAGTTCCAGGTCAGCAAGCAGGTGGTCATCCGGGACTTCATGCAGGCCTACCACTG gtgtttctCCAGGGACTGGCGAGTTGTTGAGTACGGTATGTGCGACCTGATGGATCTGCTGGCTGAGATTCCTGACACCACAATCACCATAACCCAGCAGGACACTGACACGCTCATCTCCATTCCCAAGAGAG AGAGGACTCCCGAGGAGATCGACAGAACCAAGCAGTTTGCCAAAGAGGTGGTGGACCTCCTGCGCCACCAGCCACACTGCCGCATGTCCTTCAGCAAGTTCATCCCGTCCTACCACCACCACTTCGGCCGCCAGTGCAAGCTCACCTACTACGGCTTCACCAAGCTGATGGAGCTGTTTGAGGCCATTCCTGAAGTGCTGCTG GTGCTGGAGTGCGGGGAGGAGAAGATCCTCACGCTGACGGAGGTGGAGAAGGTGAAGGCGCTGGCGGCGCAGTTGGTGAAGCTGCTGCGCGCGCAGAAGGACTGCAGCCTCCCGCTGGGCGAGCTGCTGAGCGAGTACAGCAAGACCTTCGGCTACGGCCTGCGGCTGCAGGACTTCGACGTCAGCTCCGTGCCCGCGCTGCTGCACAAGCTCCGCCACGTCGTCAAG gtGGTGGACGGGGCGGAGGGCCGGGAGCTGCAGCTGATCAACAGGAAGTCCATGCGCTCGCTGACCACGCAGCTGCTGGCCCTGCTCATGTCCCTGCCGGGCGGGGCGGACTCGCTGAGCGTGGACGAGCTGAGCCGGCGGTACGAGGAGGCGCACGGCGCCCCGCTCAACCCCTGCGAGTACGGCTTCGTCTCCCTCAGCGAGCTGCTCAAGAGCCTGCCCTACCTGGTGGAG CTGTTTGAGAGTGAGCAGGAAGGCGGGGGAGAGTGTGTGCGGCTGACCCGGCTGTACCAGTTTGCACGCAGTGTGAGAGCTCTGCTGCACACGTACCACTACCACCAGATCTTCCTCACCGAGTTTTCTGGGGCCTTCAGCAAGTACACGGGCAGGGGGCTGCAGCCACGCTCGTACGGGTACAGCACTCTGGAAGAGCTACTGGTGGCCATTCCCCAG GTCGTCTGGATTAAAGGCCATGGACACAAGAAGATCATTGTTCTGAAGAATGACATGAAAG CACGGACGAGCCCCAACACCGGCGAGAGCCCCcagccagagggagagagaagcggGAGCCCGAGCGATGCTGTGGAGCTGAGGGCTCAGAGCCCAG gtggtAGTGGGACCGAGGCAGAGCTGCTGTGCCTGAATTCGGGCTCTCCTGTGGACCTCCTGTGTGGGCCCGTCCCGTcctgcctgccctcccctcAGCTGCACCCCGACCCCGTCCTCCTGCAGCACGCTGATCTGATCCGCTTCGAGGAGCAGCCCCCAGCGCACACGG CAGAGAGTGAGAACGCGGACATGGCCTCCGCGGCTCCTGACGTCTGCGAAACCAGCCCGGGCCCGAAGGAGCCATTTCCTGCGTCTGTCGGGGAGACCCCGCCGGCCCCCTCAGAGCTGGCGAGCGCGGCCAAGCCACCGCAGCCCCCCGCCCTCAAGGCCAGCCTGACCGACAGCCCCAGCAAGAGGGCGTCTCGCAACAGAGTCAAGCTGGCGGCCAACTTCTCCCGCGCCCCTGTCACTCGCCTctga